The following are encoded together in the Montipora capricornis isolate CH-2021 chromosome 5, ASM3666992v2, whole genome shotgun sequence genome:
- the LOC138048967 gene encoding apolipoprotein L3-like gives MAKKGSAPSTMAKDDNRDDVAATKDSLIVNQITERFEELRRLRMELIYAFVQWIPIRRRTLEQLEELATKLHEHHRNVNITTITGASMGTVGGILSVAGLIAAPFTFGAGIIVSLVGAGIGGAGGLVMSGSKVVEMILEKLGLKDVQVAIEEDHTACVELQQQLDSLEDFISQLAEFLKPLHDDALLLRELEGNGFQFLRARIFSNVIGSSTEERVDIGAKFFRAVTAAATLTTSAVATAGAVARTAAFAGTRVAHVAGSVISAALIPLDVTLLVRSSLELHRGSTSSAVEDIRQRLSDLKCPDKEEIQGLVESFIDEKFTEAYNKMNDETNKENGVGDV, from the exons ATGGCAAAAAAAG GAAGTGCTCCGTCAACAATGGCAAAAGATGATAATAGAGACGATGTAGCAGCAACTAAGGATTCGCTTATTGTCAACCAAATCACAGAGCGGTTTGAAGAGTTACGCAGACTGAGAATGGAATTAATTTACGCCTTTGTTCAGTGGATACCGATCAGGCGGCGTACTTTAGAGCAGTTAGAAGAGCTGGCGACAAAACTACACGAACATCACAGGAATGTGAACATAACAACCATTACAGGAGCATCCATGGGCACTGTAGGAGGTATTCTGTCTGTGGCGGGTCTCATTGCTGCACCTTTCACATTTGGTGCCGGGATCATTGTGTCTCTTGTGGGAGCTGGGATTGGTGGTGCAGGAGGACTGGTTATGTCAGGCTCCAAAGTTGTTGAGATGATCTTGGAAAAGTTAGGTCTCAAAGATGTTCAGGTGGCAATTGAGGAGGATCACACAGCTTGCGTTGAACTTCAACAGCAGTTAGACTCCCTGGAAGATTTCATCTCTCAGTTAGCAGAGTTCCTTAAGCCGTTACATGACGACGCGTTGCTACTCAGGGAATTGGAAGGGAATGGGTTCCAGTTCTTGCGCGCCCGAATATTTTCTAACGTCATCGGTTCATCAACGGAAGAGAGAGTGGACATTGGTGCTAAGTTCTTCCGAGCGGTCACGGCCGCCGCCACATTGACAACGTCAGCTGTCGCAACTGCAGGCGCCGTGGCACGTACCGCGGCTTTTGCAGGTACGCGCGTGGCGCACGTCGCTGGCTCTGTCATAAGCGCAGCACTCATCCCTTTAGATGTTACTCTGTTAGTGAGATCATCTTTGGAACTCCATCGTGGATCCACATCCTCGGCTGTGGAGGACATTAGACAGAGATTGAGTGATCTGAAATGTCCAGATAAGGAAGAAATTCAAGGTTTGGTAGAAAGTTTCATCGATGAGAAATTTACTGAGGCGTATAACAAGATGAATgacgaaacaaacaaagaaaatggtGTTGGTGATGTTTAG